Genomic segment of Flavobacteriales bacterium:
GTTGAACAGCCGACTGAACATTTGAAAGTTGTTCTTTAATAATTGATGAAACCTCATCCGGTCTTATTTGAGCCATAACCTATTAATTGTAAATTAATTGCTTTCTAATTTCTTTTAATTCTTTTGCTACACTCATATCGAGTAGCTTGTCTTCAAATTTGATAACCATGCCGCCCAAAACCGATGGGTCAACAACGTTTTCAATGTGTATTTCTTCATTGGTTACGATGCCCTTAAGGTAGTGTTTCACATTTTGCAGTGTGGCATCATCCAACGAAATAGCTGAACGAACCAATACTTTGGTTACCCCTTTTTGAGCATCAAATTTGGAAATGAAGTCGTCGGCGATATTCACCAACTCATTTTCTCGCTTTTTGTCAACAACCAATTCAATTAATTGCACGGTAAGCGGGTTGGT
This window contains:
- the atpH gene encoding ATP synthase F1 subunit delta, whose product is MSSRVASRYAKSLLELAQTNGSDAAVYSDMQAIVDLAKQNKDFSELLNNPVVKASDKLAVIKKVILDTNPLTVQLIELVVDKKRENELVNIADDFISKFDAQKGVTKVLVRSAISLDDATLQNVKHYLKGIVTNEEIHIENVVDPSVLGGMVIKFEDKLLDMSVAKELKEIRKQLIYN